CTTGATGTTCTTTTGAAAAAAGAAAATCAGCCGTTAACACCTAAGGATATGGATATGTCTGTTCCTGCGATTAAAGAGCCTCAAACGGTTATTATGGACGGTAAAATACAGGATGAGCCTTTATCAACCATTGGTTTGAACCGGGGCTGGCTTCATACAGCCCTAGACAAGCAAGGTGTCGCTCTTGAAAACGTGTTTTTGGGACAGGTCGACTCATCCGGGCAGTTAACGGTCGATCTCTATGACGATAAAATTCAAGTTCCTTCCCCGCAAAAAAAGCCGTTGTTACTGAATACGCTTAAAAAATGTCAGGCTGATTTGGAAACGTTTGCGCTTGAAACAAAATCCGAGCCAGCCAAAGAGATGTACACAAAGAATGCAAAAGAATTGGAAAAAGTTTTGGATAAGGTTACTCATTTATTGAAACAATAGAGGTAACCCATTTGGTTGATGTGTAAAAAGGATTTTTACATATCCAGACGTCCCCTCTTTTCCATTGACCGCTCTTTAAGAGTGGTCTTTTTTAATCTGTTCACCATGACAAGGTCATCCATCGGTGCATCGGCAATCAAGCGGACGTCTTCCCCAAACAATCGCGGTTGTGCGGCTTTGATTGACGTCCTCTATGCGGAAATAAACGTACCAGCCATACGAATGTATCGCTACGATATCACCTACCTGTACCCTCCTCAATGAATGGTTACACTAAACATATTAAAGCTTTATTTAAGGCGAATATCATTTATTTTGATAGGATTGAAACTCCCTTTAAAAGCGAAGGAAAAATTTTTTGAGTTTAGCGGTAAGCCATATCCTAACTCCGTTTTTTCTTATAAAGGTATAAATATAGATATGTTGTTCAATACTACAATCGCCATAAACTCAACAAACCTTTTTGGTGGAGTGGGGCTTGACGGAAATGGCGATGTCCTTGCAAATGGCAATGACCCGGAAGATGTTTTATATACTTTTGCTGCTTTTTTATCGGAGTACGGTTTAACAAAGAAAATATCAAAATCGGCTTATGGGATTATTACCAACGGTCACAGGCTATTGAAATTATTATGGGACATGCAAAGGTATACAAAACGTTCGTTTTTGATATGGTGGTCGCTTTTCAGTAGGAATGGAGTAACCCCTGTTTTGAGGTTTGAAGGCTGGCTGGGTGAATCGCCGCAGGCAGAGGGCAAAGCCCTCCTTCTTTTGTGGTCGTTCTTTTCAGCGTCATGATCTATGGTGTAAGTCGGGTTTTTTGAACGGACGCACAAGGCGGTTCGGCAGGTATAATGGGGAAAAACAAGCCGAATAACCCGTTTTGAGTATGTTCGGCTTGGCAACATGCCAACCCCTTGCATGGAGAAAAGCCTCAAAGGTTAGACCCTCATATTTGCAGTGAGCTTAAAATAGATGGTGGATAATCCATTTCATTGCAAAATTCAATGTGTCGTTTTTCAAAAGGTAACCAATAAAAACCTCAAGGTGGTCATCTTTTATCGGGTTCATTAAAAAGAAAAGGGTATGCGATTGACTGTCAATTATGCCTTCACAATGATGCTATTATTAGCAGTTTGGAAGTCATATGCCAAATGCCATTGCCTTTGTAGGCATAAGGTTAATCTTTTGATCTTTATTTGCTTGTGTGTTCATCGATCCATTGCTTAACGGATTCGGTCATTGTTACCGTATGATCTTTAATGTCTTCCATGATCATTGTGACGACATGACCAAAGGATATAGTTTCATAAGGATTATGCCGATTAATGTATTTAATGATCTCACGCAGCTGTTTCATTCGTCCGGGATCGAGTTCCTTGTTGACATGCATAGCCACCAAACTGTGAAAAACATCGGTGTTTTTTAAAGCCAATTCCAATAACAATCCCGTTGCTGAAGATATTGTTAAATCTAATGCATAGGCCAATCTAGCTAATTGATCATAATCTCTTTGGGTGAAACGCATGGTGATTCGTCTTTTGGTTATACCTTTCTTCGTTTGATACTTTTCATTTACAAGCTCCCCCGTATAAAGGGTTTGATTGTTGGCCCAATAATCACGTCTGAAGTAATCGGACAGGTATTCAAGAACGGGATGAGCATATAGACCCCTTTTGCAAATCGTGACGCTGACATCTTTCATGGGCGTATCTGTGATGTAAGATAGTCGGCTGATTGTTTCGTAAAGCTGAATGGCAATCGTTGGTTTGATGTCTCGTTTTTTATCTGAACGGGTCTTCCTCTTCGCTTCGACACTTATCACTATCCCTCACTTAGCTTTTGGACACTGTCCCTGTGTCCTAGACTTAAGTTAATGCTTATGAGGGAGGACCCTTCATTTATGTATCCTTAGGACAAAGAAATAACTGGATATAAACCCAGTTTTTATTTAAATAACTATTTCTTTCTTGAGGGAATCCCGTATTTTTTACCGACCTCTTGGCAGCGCTTGGCCACTTTTTTAGCTTCACTTTTTGACATATTGACGCCCATATAGACCATCAACTCCTTTACGAGCCAGTCTGGTCAGAGGCCAATGGATTCATACACACCAAATAGGTGGGACAGTCATAAACGCCCCTATTAGCTTTTGGCCAGGTGTTAATGGGTCGTTGTCATATCATCATCCCCCGATTATTTATAATGGCCACCTATTTTAGCCGATCGCTCAAAGGTTTGACCGGCAGCGGTTAGTGAAGCGGCCCTGACAATAGCGGTATGGCCATATTTATGATAAATCGTATCTAGAGCCTGATTAAGCTGATGTTTTTTATTTGTCGCTTCAAAAAGACTTAACTGAATGTTATGACCCTGTTGGAGTTGTGATAAGGTCACACCAAGGCTACGGATGGGTAACCGATCCCAATACAAGTGAAGCAAATGATCAGCTGCATGGTAAATATCTAAGTCAAAGTCAGTCGGGGACGTGAGTTTGATTTGTCGATGAAACCCCGTCGGCCTATCAAAGTCCGCACCCCTTACGCCTACTGACACAGTATGGCCAGCATAGCCCTTAGCTCTTGCTCGCCGTGCCACCTCCTGGCTTAATTCAAGCAACACCACTCGAACGTCACTCAATGTGTCATAATCTCGGGGCAAGGTCATGTTGTGACCAATGGCTTTTTGCCCGTCATGCGTTTGGGTTGTCACAGGCGCAAAGTCACGGCCATTGGCGGTTTGCCATAATACCTGACCGTTGATGCCCCATCGCGATTGAAGCTGTTGTAGGGGGAAGTTCGCTAAATGACCAATCTGACGGATACCCATTCGAATGAAATGACGTTCCATGCGGTGACCAACCCCAAAAAGTTTCCCAATCGGCAGTGGCCAAAGTTTCTCTTGCATGTTGGATGCATCAAGCTGAAAAATACCATTTCGATTCTTTTTGGCGAAATGATCGCAGGCCATTTTAGCCATAACCTTATTTGGACCCATGCCAACCCGAGCATAGACCCCTGTCACAGACATAATCCGTTTCTGAATCTTCGTCGCGATCTCAAAAGGGTTACCAAAAAGCCTTTGGCTGCCTGTCACATCTAAAAATTGCTCATCAATGGAGAAGGGTTCGACCAGATCCGTAAATTGCTCACAGATCTTTGTGATTTGTAACGACATATCAATGTATCGTTGCATTCTTGGACGCCTCACGACAGCTTGGGGGCATTTTTGTTGGGCTTTCCATAGGGGTTCGGCTGTTTCAACACCGAACTCTTTAGCTATAGGACAAGCAGCTAGAATAATGCCGCTTCGTCTCTCTGGATCACCGGATACAATAACGGGCTGGTTTTGTAATGTCGGATCATCAGCCTTTTCAACGGAAGCATAAAACGACTGCATATCAACAAGGAAAATCACGCTGTCTTTCATCATGAACCTTCTTTCAATAGAAACATGTGTTCTATTGATCATTATAGACGAATACACATTCGATTTATACATAAAAATAAAACTTCTCATTAATTGGCGTGAATTAGTCTTAAATGGCGCATTTATTTGAGGGCTATTTGTCGTGCCAAGTAAGGCGGAAAGTTTGGCTTATATCAATCATATGGATTGGAATAATACCTTAAAACACCAAGAGCGTTGGGCTAACAAGATGGCTTCAATCTTTGCTAAACTTAGCCTAGGTGAGACATCATGTTTATAGCACCGATGCTACTTGAAACAAGCAAGCACGCATTTGATCATGCCGATTATATATTTGAACCTAAATTTGATGGCTTCCGAGCCATTCTAAGCGTTAAACAGGGTATGACGACCATTTATACCCGACATCAAACCGTTGTGACTGAACGCTTTTCCGAACTTTTAAATGGATCGATAAGTGATGATGTCATTCTTGATGGCGAAATCGTTTGTTATGATCCAGAAACGCGAAATGTTGATTTTGAGCTTGTCATGAATCGTTTCTCTACGAAACATCCGGAAAAGGTTAAACATAAAAGCCGATCCTTACCATGCTCATTCATGGCTTTTGATGTTTTGTATTATCAAGGGAAGGATTTGCGAAGATTACCATTAAGCGAGCGAAAAACGGTGCTTGACAATGTTCTGGAAGATCACGACTTCATTCATCAAACACCTTATGTTGTAGGAGAAGGGAAAAAGCTTTTCAAAACGATCCAAACGGCCAACATGGAAGGGATATGTGCTAAGCTATTTAATAGTCCTTACCAGTCTCGTCGAAGTCCGAATTGGCGTAAGATCATCAACTGGAAGCATACCGAGATATATCTTACCGGTTACCTTAAAACACCGGCATTTGGATGGCTTGCAGCCATCAAGACTAATAACAGGCTTAAGCCTGTTGGCATTATCGAACATGGTCCGTCAAGAACGGAACGTCAGTCTTTCTATCAAGCAGCCGAACCCCTTGTCACAGATGAAGATAGCAAAACCGTACACCTCAAACCGGCCATCCGTGCCAAAGTCAAATTCCGAAATTGGACAAGGAAAAGTATGCTACGGTCACCGGTGTTTGAAGAATTTATTTTATAATCCTGCTGCATTTTGTGGCAGGGTTTTCTTTAACCCATTTT
This genomic interval from Tuberibacillus sp. Marseille-P3662 contains the following:
- a CDS encoding DUF421 domain-containing protein, with the translated sequence MPEWINILLRSLFIFVVLFVMTKGLGKKQLTHLTFFEYITGITIGSIAAAISMDIESNLFHGLISMVVWALVPLAFSVWSLKSKSFRDVVEGKGTIFIKDGKILEDNLKKEKFTTDELLTQLRSKNIFKTDDVEFAVLEPTGELDVLLKKENQPLTPKDMDMSVPAIKEPQTVIMDGKIQDEPLSTIGLNRGWLHTALDKQGVALENVFLGQVDSSGQLTVDLYDDKIQVPSPQKKPLLLNTLKKCQADLETFALETKSEPAKEMYTKNAKELEKVLDKVTHLLKQ
- a CDS encoding ATP-dependent DNA ligase, with the translated sequence MFIAPMLLETSKHAFDHADYIFEPKFDGFRAILSVKQGMTTIYTRHQTVVTERFSELLNGSISDDVILDGEIVCYDPETRNVDFELVMNRFSTKHPEKVKHKSRSLPCSFMAFDVLYYQGKDLRRLPLSERKTVLDNVLEDHDFIHQTPYVVGEGKKLFKTIQTANMEGICAKLFNSPYQSRRSPNWRKIINWKHTEIYLTGYLKTPAFGWLAAIKTNNRLKPVGIIEHGPSRTERQSFYQAAEPLVTDEDSKTVHLKPAIRAKVKFRNWTRKSMLRSPVFEEFIL
- a CDS encoding DNA polymerase IV, which produces MKDSVIFLVDMQSFYASVEKADDPTLQNQPVIVSGDPERRSGIILAACPIAKEFGVETAEPLWKAQQKCPQAVVRRPRMQRYIDMSLQITKICEQFTDLVEPFSIDEQFLDVTGSQRLFGNPFEIATKIQKRIMSVTGVYARVGMGPNKVMAKMACDHFAKKNRNGIFQLDASNMQEKLWPLPIGKLFGVGHRMERHFIRMGIRQIGHLANFPLQQLQSRWGINGQVLWQTANGRDFAPVTTQTHDGQKAIGHNMTLPRDYDTLSDVRVVLLELSQEVARRARAKGYAGHTVSVGVRGADFDRPTGFHRQIKLTSPTDFDLDIYHAADHLLHLYWDRLPIRSLGVTLSQLQQGHNIQLSLFEATNKKHQLNQALDTIYHKYGHTAIVRAASLTAAGQTFERSAKIGGHYK